The Deltaproteobacteria bacterium genome segment TTTCTCACCTACGACGAACTCAACGAGCACATGCCCGCCAGCGTCACCTCGTCTGACGAAATCGACGAGTGGTTGTCGGCGCTCAGCGAGGAGGGCATCGACATCGTCGACTCGGCCGACGCTGCCAAGGTCGAGCGCGTCAAGAACAAGAAGGCCAAGGCGTCGCTCACCGACGTCGAGGAGGACGACGACGGCGACGACGACGACTCGTCCTACTCGCGAAGCAGCGACCCGGTTCGGATGTATTTGCGCAAGATGGGGTCGGTCTCGCTACTCACGCGCGAAGGCGAGGTCGAGATCGCGAAGCGCATCGAGGAGGGCGAACGACGTGTGCTGCAATCGGTGCTGCAATCGCCGATCGCAGTCGAGGAGTTGCTCGATATCGGCGAACAGCTCAAGAAGGGCCGGCTCCGCGTCAAGGACGTCGTCAAGGATGTCGACGAGGACGACGCCGACTTCGACGAGGCGTGGCACACCGAGCGCGTCATCAAGGTCATTGAAAAGGTGCGGCGCGCCCATCGCGAGATCGACAAGCTTCAGGAAAAGCTGTCCGAGCGAGGGCTCAGCGAAGTCAAGAAGAAGAAGCTGCGCGACCAGATCGAGGCGCAACGCGCCGCTGCCTTCGACGAGATCTCGACGTTGAGATTGCAAAAGTCGAAGGTCGACAAGATCGTCGCGCGACTCAAGGCGTTCATCGCGCGCATCGACAAGCACGAGAGCGAAATCCGCGGCGCCGAGAACCGCGCCGGCATGCCGGCCAAGGAGCTGCGCAAGGTGCTGCGCGAGATGCGCTCGTCGCCCGAGCGCCAGGCCGAACTCGAGCGAC includes the following:
- a CDS encoding RNA polymerase sigma factor RpoD; translated protein: MVKARQTLIDLGRKKGFLTYDELNEHMPASVTSSDEIDEWLSALSEEGIDIVDSADAAKVERVKNKKAKASLTDVEEDDDGDDDDSSYSRSSDPVRMYLRKMGSVSLLTREGEVEIAKRIEEGERRVLQSVLQSPIAVEELLDIGEQLKKGRLRVKDVVKDVDEDDADFDEAWHTERVIKVIEKVRRAHREIDKLQEKLSERGLSEVKKKKLRDQIEAQRAAAFDEISTLRLQKSKVDKIVARLKAFIARIDKHESEIRGAENRAGMPAKELRKVLREMRSSPERQAELER